The following are encoded together in the Haloarcula rubripromontorii genome:
- a CDS encoding MutS-related protein, with protein MRLEEYWGIGPKTSELLTEELGVERAIEAIESADTRALTTAGLSRGRATRILRRATGAESMDLLATRDTRDVYKELLDLAEEYAVTADAADSIRVLTPLPTREAMDERLDDVLEARDTWAGLADEDQRAVLDAFAAFDADGGELAAVDVALALRDTGIENGVFEPLAAIDGESLSAGRAALAGLAGDSESVGEGADEELDRLRDQLGQIEDLAAASMEVVEAVQEGARRPDEFQDALVRHVTTETGIDAARVRDAMPREATDARDFVDVALRELRTTLRSDVQDREQAVADRLEDDLSDAREDIDAAVEAVDDIAFSVSLARFAIAFDLTRPSFVEDRKTIAVKRARNLSIADAESVQPVTYAIGDHALELDRANQPPSGDRVAVLTGANSGGKTTLLETLCQVQLLAQMGLPVPAEAAEVGVVDTVVFHRRHASFNAGVLESTLRSVVPPLTESDRTLMLVDEFEAITEPGSAADLLHGLVTLTVDRDALGVFVTHLAEDLEPLPTEARVDGIFAEGLNQELELQVDYQPRFGTVGKSTPEFIVSRLVANSNDPVERNGFETLATAVGEEAVQRTLSDALWTDE; from the coding sequence ATGCGACTGGAGGAGTACTGGGGCATCGGCCCGAAGACGTCCGAACTGCTCACCGAGGAGCTGGGCGTCGAGCGGGCCATCGAGGCCATCGAGTCGGCGGACACACGAGCGCTAACCACGGCCGGCCTCTCCCGGGGGCGCGCGACGCGCATCCTCCGGCGGGCGACCGGGGCCGAATCGATGGACTTGCTCGCCACCAGAGACACCCGCGACGTGTACAAAGAACTGCTCGACCTCGCCGAAGAGTACGCGGTCACGGCGGATGCGGCCGACAGCATCCGGGTGCTGACGCCGCTACCGACCCGCGAGGCGATGGACGAGCGGCTGGACGACGTACTCGAAGCGCGGGACACGTGGGCTGGCCTCGCCGACGAGGACCAGCGGGCCGTCCTCGACGCCTTTGCTGCCTTCGACGCGGACGGAGGGGAACTGGCCGCGGTCGACGTGGCGCTTGCCCTCCGGGACACCGGCATCGAGAACGGAGTGTTCGAGCCGCTAGCGGCCATCGACGGCGAGTCCCTGTCGGCGGGCCGGGCAGCACTCGCCGGCCTCGCGGGCGACAGCGAGTCCGTCGGCGAAGGGGCCGACGAGGAACTCGACCGCCTGCGCGACCAGCTGGGGCAAATCGAAGACCTCGCGGCCGCCTCGATGGAGGTCGTCGAGGCCGTACAGGAGGGCGCGCGGCGGCCCGACGAGTTCCAGGACGCGCTCGTCCGCCACGTCACGACCGAGACAGGTATCGACGCCGCCAGAGTCCGAGACGCGATGCCACGAGAGGCGACCGACGCGCGTGACTTCGTCGACGTGGCGCTCAGGGAGCTTCGGACCACGCTGCGAAGCGACGTGCAAGACCGTGAGCAGGCGGTCGCCGACCGGCTGGAAGACGACCTCTCCGACGCCCGCGAGGACATCGACGCCGCGGTCGAGGCGGTGGACGACATCGCCTTCTCCGTCTCGCTCGCCCGCTTTGCCATCGCGTTCGACCTGACACGGCCCAGCTTCGTCGAGGACCGCAAGACTATCGCAGTCAAGCGCGCTCGGAACCTCAGTATCGCCGACGCCGAGAGCGTCCAGCCGGTTACCTACGCTATCGGCGACCACGCGCTGGAGCTGGACCGGGCGAACCAGCCGCCCAGCGGCGACCGCGTGGCCGTCCTGACTGGCGCGAACTCCGGCGGGAAGACGACCCTGCTGGAGACGCTGTGTCAGGTGCAACTGCTGGCCCAGATGGGGCTGCCGGTCCCCGCCGAGGCCGCCGAGGTGGGCGTCGTCGATACCGTCGTGTTCCACCGCCGGCACGCCTCGTTCAACGCCGGCGTCCTCGAATCGACGCTGCGCTCGGTCGTGCCGCCGCTGACCGAGAGCGACCGGACGCTGATGCTCGTCGACGAGTTCGAGGCCATCACCGAACCCGGCTCCGCCGCCGACCTGCTGCACGGGCTGGTGACCCTGACCGTCGACCGCGACGCCCTCGGCGTGTTCGTCACCCATCTCGCGGAGGACCTCGAACCCCTGCCCACCGAGGCCCGCGTCGACGGCATCTTCGCTGAGGGGTTGAATCAAGAGCTTGAACTCCAAGTGGACTATCAGCCCCGCTTTGGCACTGTCGGGAAGTCCACCCCGGAGTTCATCGTCTCCCGACTGGTTGCGAACTCGAACGACCCTGTCGAGCGAAACGGGTTCGAGACACTCGCCACAGCCGTCGGCGAAGAGGCGGTTCAGCGGACGCTTTCCGACGCGCTCTGGACCGACGAGTAG
- a CDS encoding SRPBCC family protein, with product MTVHTSDDRWLDAPVETVFVFMDEPSNQATVTPSLTRADRIERLPNGGNRAAYEYTMFGLTFTGEVRASMYEPPERIVYEMRGDLTGRIAWRFEPEDGGTRLTYAADYEVPGPLPETLLAPIIRWYNRREVRQLLATVAEAVEGEEQVVARSLS from the coding sequence ATGACGGTCCACACCTCCGACGACCGCTGGCTCGATGCGCCAGTCGAGACGGTGTTCGTGTTCATGGACGAGCCGTCGAATCAGGCGACCGTCACGCCGAGCCTGACGCGTGCCGACCGCATCGAGCGCCTGCCAAACGGTGGGAACCGCGCTGCCTACGAGTACACGATGTTCGGACTCACGTTTACCGGCGAAGTTCGAGCGTCGATGTACGAACCGCCGGAGCGAATCGTCTACGAGATGCGTGGTGACCTGACGGGGCGCATCGCCTGGCGGTTCGAACCCGAGGACGGCGGCACGCGCCTCACCTACGCGGCCGACTACGAGGTTCCGGGACCACTCCCAGAGACTCTCCTCGCACCGATCATCAGGTGGTACAATCGCCGAGAGGTTCGGCAGCTTCTGGCTACCGTCGCCGAAGCAGTCGAAGGGGAGGAGCAAGTCGTCGCCAGGTCGCTGTCGTAA